One window of the Salvelinus alpinus chromosome 13, SLU_Salpinus.1, whole genome shotgun sequence genome contains the following:
- the gabarapa gene encoding GABA(A) receptor-associated protein a, whose protein sequence is MKFLYKEEHPFEKRRSEGEKIRKKYPDRVPVIVEKAPKARIGDLDKKKYLVPSDLTVGQFYFLIRKRIHLRAEDALFFFVNNVIPPTSATMGLLYQEHHEEDFFLYIAYSDESVYGDSQTKV, encoded by the exons ATGAAATTCCTGTATAAAGAAGAGCACCCATTTGAGAAGAGAAGATCGGAGGGGGAAAAGATCAGGAAGAAGTACCCAGATAGAGTGCCG GTGATAGTGGAGAAAGCCCCTAAAGCCAGAATTGGTGATTTGGACAAGAAGAAATATCTTGTACCCTCTGATCTTACAG TGGGACAGTTCTACTTCCTGATACGGAAGAGGATTCACCTGCGGGCAGAGGACGCCCTTTTCTTTTTTGTCAACAATGTAATTCCTCCCACCTCAGCCACCATGGGACTACTTTACCAG GAACACCACGAAGAGGACTTCTTTCTTTACATTGCCTACAGTGATGAGAGTGTCTACGGAGACAGCCAAACGAAAGTCTAG